Genomic segment of Citrus sinensis cultivar Valencia sweet orange chromosome 7, DVS_A1.0, whole genome shotgun sequence:
TACCAATTTTGAGGAGCATCTACTGGAAGCCATTGCCTTTCACTCATCTCAAAAAAATGGAGGTACGTAGATGCGATCAGCTTAGAAGGCTTCCGCTCGATTCCAACAGTGCAACAGAGCGTAATGTTGTTATTCGTGGATACACACTCTGGTGGAACCGACTTCAATGGGAGGATGAAGCCACTCAAATTGCTTTTCGTTCCTGTTTCCAACCTCGTTCCTGAGCAGTGGTCGCAAAATTTGATTTCTGGTGAGTGCGTTTGtcttttaaaaagaagaatttaaaagaaatttattcttGTCGTTTTCTTCActgtttttatttgatttctggttagtttctttctctctctctctctctttgtcttctgcaaatcacaattaaatgTTGAATTAATGGAATTGATGCTCtggttttttactttttgttgtcaaattttgccCTGTTCTATCTTCTTAGCGATTTAATTTCCTGTCAAAAGACGAGCGAGAAGAACATATATATGACTTAAACCAATTGATACTTTATTTATGTGCAttgtatgtaataaatattaagtatacTTTATTTTTGCCCTGTTCTCTGTTTTTATTtcagtctctctctctctttcctgTCTTCTGCaaaatataatcaattattttcaaaatatcattgatgatttttctgctCTAATGCTATGTAAATAGTATGTTAAGTAAAACATAATCAATTATTTGTGTTTTATCTCTAATTAGAACATCAATCAGTTCAGTACCTCACAAATAATTCGCAATATCTACAAAATACTATAATGGCTACAAAACAAATCCTGCTTGCAAATTGTCAAGGATACCTATCCGTTCGCTTGACAAGtcatttgaataaatattgttCACATTCCTTACTCTATCAATTATCCAAAGCACCATCAATGGTCCTCAACTTTAGTTTGAATAGTATACATGCCATCACCATTACCAAGAATCAAGCATGGAAGAGTCATTCTATAGAGTTAATCGAAGCAAGGAATGATGTATCAGAAAATATTTGGTGGAGAATTCAGCACAAACATATTTTGGATGATCAGAATCAATAAAACCTGGTGGTTGCGCCATATAAACATCTTCGGAAAGCTGACCTTGAAGAAAGGCGTTATTGATATCCAATTGACGAAGAGGCCAGCCATGACTAACATCAATACTAAGAACAAGCCGTACTGTGGTGGACTTAACAACTGGACTGAAAGTGTCATAATAGTCCACACCAGGCCATTGATTGAACCCTTTGGCAACAAGATGAGCTTTAAACCTGTCAACAGAACCGTTGGAATGtcttttaatacaaaaatccATTTGCAGCCAACAATATTGGAAGGGATGGGAGGTGGAACAAGCTTCCATGTCCCGTTACGAACAAGAGCATCATACTCTTCTGACATAGCTGGACGCCAGTGAAGATTTTTGATAGCTTGCGTCACAGTTGTAGGTTCACAATCAGAAGAAGGGCTAAAATGAGCACGGAGGTTAAGTTTTTGTAACGGCTTGTGAATCTTATTTTTAGCTCGGGTAGTCATATCATGATGACTTGTGGGGCAATGATCTAGTGGAGTTTAGGAAGATGATTGAACAGGAAGTGAAGAAGTGCTTTGTGTAGAGGTAGAAGTAGGTTGGGAGGATTGCTGCGGAGATGTTACCGGTAGAGAAGAAGGAGCAGTACACGGTGGCAACTCCAGAGGGCCCACAATAGATGGAGTAGGTGCCGACAATGGAGTACTAGGAAATGAAACAGGAAGAATTGGTGGAACACTTGCGTAATTAGGAGTGGTAGATGAGCTTGTAATGATTTGTATGGAAAAACAAACTCTACAAATTTAACGTGAcgtgaaataaaaattcaacccGATTGCATATTTAAGAACATCTCAAATGAATTGCTTACTgctatcatcatcattattgtcTATATAATAATGGatctttattatatatatgtttccactaaaatatatttaattattctttatttttctattgttGCGTGTAAGATTTATTTGAGTTCTAAGTTATATCAATACAAATGTTATCTTATCCATAAAAAGTTAGATCCaacaattatgaaaattactATAGAGTtgctttcaattatttttttaaaataccaggagtaaataataattagttcAAATGGTGGAGACTAAAATGCGTtcacctttattttttatctgttATTTACTTTTGTCATTACATTAATGCACATGCTATACATTTGAGACATTCCATTAATTGCCAATTATGTATGTGAgatagtaatttaaattaaaaaataaaagtgaaagTTAATCCTATGCAATGTGaataaatttctttcctttttcctttactctttttatttgacaatAAAGTTTCCATCTATCATCTATCATCTATGTACACAAAATTTCTGCAACAAgtacaaaacataaaaatatatgaatattaaGGGAAACACGCAGAAGTTCATCATTTCAATGTTCAGTATTACCAATTTTGGCATTAAGCTTGTACGAATATATTCTACTTCGAAAGCAAAATATTAGACTCGTGattttaattcattcattatCTCTCATTTTAATCCCAAAATATTCAAGAGTATCCAAGTTACCATAAGACTTCAGAGGCTCGAGCCTTAGCCAGAGATGGTTAATTGATAGACTATGTGCCTGGGTCGAGCACTGGAAGCCTGCAATGCAGACTGATTGATTTATCAGTTTAACGTGTGCCAGGAATGAAGAACTGGAATATCACCGTCAAGCAAGCACCCTGTGGAGCAATACCAAAGAATGCACAATCTGGCTTTGCTAGGTGACCCTGGAGGCTTTTTGAAAAGTGCTTCATGCTCACTTGCACAGATTGAGCATCCCCTCTGGATATTGCCCTCTCTGATCGAGTCTGAGCACTCAAATTTCGGTCCTCAGATGGAGCTACAGCTTTCTCTCCAATAACCAACAATTTTCTAAACTCAGCACCTAGTGTGATCAGAGTTGTTGATATTTGCAAATGGAGATCCCCATATTTGCAAATGGagacatttaacaaatcacCAACATGCTTCATCCGGTCCACGAAATTCTGCAACTGATTCAAATCTGGAACCTGAACCAGAGTCGGAGGTATATCTTGAGCCATATCTAAAGCAGTTTGAAGTTCAAGACCTTGAGCCCTTGACAATGGTTTTGAAATTGGAACATCTTGGATTACTGCAGACTTGTACCCCTTGGTTTCAAAGGTAAGGAAAGGCATTGCTTGAGTACAATTTGGAGGCAGCTTCTTCACCAATTTTATTTGGAGGCAATTGGCAGCGGATCCAGCTGCACCAATTTCAGAGCAACTACTGACACTACTTCGAACAGCACACTGACGAAGTGATATGTCTACGGCAAAGGCAATGCAGTCCTCATTTTGGCTTGAGATGCAGTAATCATCGAAGAGAGTTTCCTTGTGAAACTGGGCAACACATTGAATCCCTTCGCCACTGAGAAGGTTGTGGAGGAAGTAAGCTGTCTCTCTAGTGAGGAAGAGGTGGCATACCTTCCCCATTTTGTCTAGGGCAGGTAGGAATCTTTTTTCTAAGAGATTTACTTCATTCTCTGTGAGAAATGCTTTGAACTTCATCCCTCTGTCTCTATCCTCACTTATCAGGAAATAAGTTGAAAGCActatgaagagagagagagagagagagagaattaagATATAtagacaagaaaataattagacgTTGATCTTACAAACTAATACTTCAAGCAGTATCCTAGAAAGCTAAAAACTGCAAGATGgcttgaaatttgaaaagagcACATGGTTTTCCTCCTTAACTTGagaaaatgtttaatatagtGCACCTTACAGAAGCATTTAAGCAATTAGAACTTTGCACAAAAACATCAAGAAGACTAAACAAATCAGATGCAGTGTATTTGTCCAAGCACAAATTGCATTTTGTCCTcaactttaatatttattgatgAGAATCAATACAGGTCCCTCATTTGTTATAGAAAGCTTTCTTGTAGTCTCACCAGTTAATTCACAGGTCTATAATCATCTTGCAAAGTTAAGGGCATTTCTTTCGATCTAAAGTCTTTGCATCACCACCTCATCACACGCCAAGCCAATATTCCATTTACCTCTACAACAAAAagtttttaagtaaataatcctAATGCACGCAGCCGAATAAAATGCAGTAAGAATATTCAACTTAAAAATCTGAAAGCCAACTTGGTGAATTGCCTCCTTAGGTGAAGTTCCATGCTTTACTATAGTTGACAGAACTCAGCAAAAGCTTCCATACaacagattttgaaaatgatgatgCCAATAGATACTCATTCAATCCATTGAAACTCCAAAGGTTCATTGTTCATAGAAGTTTACAGAGTTTTGGTCATCAAATAGCTCAGACCTAATCCCAAACAAAAAACGAGTGAAAATTAGATCACGAGCAGCTAATTGTAAATTCTAACTTAACTCTTCATCTCCTTTGtaaacaagaaacaaaatggagACACGCAAAATGAATATGGAGAAAATTTgaactcaaatgaaatgagGGCACGAAAGCAAACAAATGGCATGCACAAAAAAACCAAGCCTCgataaaaaactaattaaccattaagaaaaaaattggtcAGAGAATGAACTCCAAATTCAGGAGTCAAGCAAGAAGCTTTCATTATTTCAGAAGCTCCTGTACAAATTAATAAGTTATGCTCTTTGGAAGCAAACCTAAATTCCAAGAGAAACAGAACCCAAAAAATTTGCAATTATACGCAAAGGAAGTGAAGCACAGGATTCTATCACACATAGGAATTGTATAACAAGAGATCGATATATCGAATTAGAAAACTCAATTCGAATTTGtgtcaaaaatcaaaattagaagATTTCACATTTCGAGAGGAACAAGCAACAGATGAAGTTCAAAATTTCAGCCATAACATGCTAAAAATGCTACACTTAACGGTTCATTTTCATGGATTTTCTCGGgaaacaaacagaaaattaCGGTTTAGAGAGTTGACTGACCTTTTGGCTTTTGAAATTGACCAGATCGCGCGCCAAATTGGAAGAGGGAAAGTGAAAGCGCGAGTTTTAATATGGGTATTAGATAAGGAAATTTTATTAGGTTGCGAGggtaaaaaaggaaagagatatcattattttattatcgataattattaaatttttttccaaaaaaaagaacaagcaaggattttttattgtcatcactaagttaaaaaaaattgtttcaaaattacttGAGTCATATCCAATGGACCAACAAAGTAatcgtttttatttttattgatttttgcaggaaattaataacttaaaaatactGAAAGCTActgtaaaaatttttattatcaacctcataattttttttttttggggaagagaattcaaactttttttttatgaatatcgCTGTTTCGTTTGAGTTGGATGTgaattcaaatccaaatattctttgtttttcaattttgaactcaatttctttttctcaagaATGTTAtgcagaaataatttttactaaatcttttttgatgaattgtttaaattaaacaattggAATAAGAATTGTAACGATTTATCATAAGCGTGCTAATATGATAACTTGTTTTACGAaggattaattaatcaattaatattaaattatatattagtcAATTAGATATGTGTTACATTTATCATGTTTTGTAGGTGATAGTACATCATTTCTAAAAGAATATAGTacgttaaaatattattttaatgaagaaaattttattattttattattaggtgacacaataataaatggatTTCTGTAAGAATTGAGATTcttgatataattattacataAGGAGAAGTTTAGTTGGTTCAATTTTGACGTGATAAGAAGACAACACAGCACAGAAAACCCAAATTGCCACTTCCACTAATAAAAGATACCTGtttgaaaagtaattataaaCTATCTTCTTTGTGTTATTTCTCAAAACTTTTGTGGCACAAATGTTATTTCCATTGACAACAGTACGAAATACCACCCCTTTCACTTGAGCAGGAGCAAAGCAAAGGTATGATGAGCTATCTCTGTATAATTGAAACGCCATTACTAAACGATTCTTGATG
This window contains:
- the LOC102612729 gene encoding uncharacterized protein LOC102612729, producing MKFKAFLTENEVNLLEKRFLPALDKMGKVCHLFLTRETAYFLHNLLSGEGIQCVAQFHKETLFDDYCISSQNEDCIAFAVDISLRQCAVRSSVSSCSEIGAAGSAANCLQIKLVKKLPPNCTQAMPFLTFETKGYKSAVIQDVPISKPLSRAQGLELQTALDMAQDIPPTLVQVPDLNQLQNFVDRMKHVGDLLNVSICKYGDLHLQISTTLITLGAEFRKLLVIGEKAVAPSEDRNLSAQTRSERAISRGDAQSVQVSMKHFSKSLQGHLAKPDCAFFGIAPQGACLTVIFQFFIPGTR